The Drosophila innubila isolate TH190305 chromosome 3R unlocalized genomic scaffold, UK_Dinn_1.0 2_E_3R, whole genome shotgun sequence genome has a segment encoding these proteins:
- the LOC117793018 gene encoding uncharacterized protein LOC117793018 yields MPDRMSYDKLKILFINIIAILYKATALNVHRLHSDLREVKVVVDTCNQEIWTPQLFIFLISGLLLMRFIMCFMGLASNIVAIYPMLTNSQPELLMPSIIVQILDNVALNIYEIVLGYACLKYLHPDSFAVFVVFLIKMIIKTICCVSALNIYAEKHHQLTSHTDYTDTAGQLDSDFSDEFIIGQQHFRSMGN; encoded by the exons ATGCCTGACAGGATGTCCTATGACAAGTTGAAGATTCTCTTTATCAACATCATTGCCATATTGTATAAGGCAACTGCATTGAATGTGCATCGTTTACACTCGGATTTGCGTGAGGTCAAAGTGGTGGTCGATACATGCAACCAGGAGATTTGGACACCACAACTATTCATATTTCTTATCTCGGGATTGCTGCTAATGCGATTTATCATGTGCTTTATGGGTCTCGCCTCGAATATTGTTGCAAT CTATCCAATGCTGACCAACTCGCAACCTGAGCTGTTAATGCCCTCCATTATTGTGCAGATCCTTGACAATGTTGCGTTGAACATATATGAGATTGTGCTGGGTTATGCTTGTCTCAAGTATCTACATCCCGATAGCTTTGCTGTCTTTGTCGTATTCCTCATCAAGATGATTATCAAGACCATCTGCTGTGTCTCGGCGCT CAACATCTACGCTGAGAAGCATCATCAGCTGACCTCACATACAGACTACACAGATACTGCAGGTCAACTGGACAGCGACTTTAGTGATGAATTTATAATTGGCCAACAACATTTTCGATCAATGGGAAATTAA
- the LOC117793017 gene encoding putative inner dynein arm light chain, axonemal: MDEVEIASVGQFQTLVRYNNPVLVVKHPDKKGAPLTELEMKRPQTAGALLDTKKETEEILNSILPPRCWEEDGQLWQQSVSSTPATRQDVINLQEMLDTRLQQTQARETGICPVRRELYSQCFDEIIRQVTINCSERGLLLLRIRDEIAMSMEAYETLYCSSVAFGMRKALQAHEEKEMLRDRVKTLEQDKEALEEIIADMKMKQEQAERRNAELRASEEKKFTEEITFLKKTNAQLKAQLEGITAPKK; the protein is encoded by the exons atggaTGAAGTGGAGATTGCCAGTGTGGGCCAGTTCCAGACACTGGTGCGCTACAATAATCCGGTGCTTGTTGTAAAGCATCCGGATAAGAAGGGCGCACCGCTGACGGAGCTGGAAATGAAACGTCCTCAAACCGCTGGCGCTCTATTAGATACCAAAAAGGAAACAGAGGAGATATTGAACTCAATACTGCCACCACGTTGCTGGGAAGAGGATGGTCAGTTGTGGCAGCAATCTGTGTCGAGCACTCCGGCCACTCGGCAGGATGTCATCAATTTGCAGGAAATGCTGGACACTCGCTTGCAACAGACACAAGCCCGTGAAACTGGCATCTGTCCTGTACGCCGTGAACTCTATTCCCAGTGCTTTG ATGAGATTATACGCCAGGTGACCATAAATTGTTCGGAGCGCGGTTTGCTGCTTCTGCGCATCCGCGACGAGATTGCCATGTCTATGGAGGCTTACGAGACTCTGTACTGCAGCTCCGTGGCATTTGGCATGCGCAAGGCTTTGCAGGCACACGAGGAGAAGGAAATGCTGCGTGATCGTGTCAAGACTCTGGAACAGGATAAGGAGGCACTTGAGGAAATCATTGCCGACATGAAAATGAAGCAGGAACAAGCCGAACGACGCAATGCTGAACTACGCGCCTCCGAGGAGAAGAAGTTCACCGAAGAGATTACCTTCCTGAAGAAGACCAATGCACAGCTCAAGGCACAGCTCGAGGGAATTACAGCCCCAAAGAAATAG
- the LOC117792735 gene encoding cadherin-87A — translation MLQATDDNGRGQTSVVALRISVSDANDSPPVCESPLYRASVDEGALVFDSPLVVKARDADTMSTISYRILGSPQIESIFDIDKQSGQISIRANASLDVTNLKSEQLIFVVEANDGLFTANCGVNITVRDVNNHVPSFQQENYNAVIEENSEIGTSVEKLQASDLDTGKNAELRYRIQQGSFDDFGIDERTGEVFVSRKLDYDRRNTYQLQVQAADLGTPSLTGTATLTINVQNSNDKDPYFVPATQHAEVRADAPTGHLVYTLIALDPDVATHNALEFAATDDITAIDKEGKELPHSEQFKEYFAITRNGKVLVNRQLDRNLFAVMRLNVLVTDSTAPNVQQGRGLLIIQIIDVNKIPPRFNAPWSPEQPVIKLQMVEEQAVGTVLTTLQASDEDSSIDEFNITANDYFAINPTTGVIYTTARLDYEAVKEVKFMVTVSDTGVPALTATADVVVDIINLNDNEPHFTQSEYYFNITENSPRGTVAGKVEAHDGDVGAFGELTYTLIGENNKYFSIDAYTGNVMVANASILDREQLKELTLSVVAQDKAPATVQKSATATIHINILDVNDNAPVFTRSTYNSTVSENAAYQPPAALLQVQAIDLDEGLFGDVRYIIIAGNEMALFKLDAQSGIIYPAQSLAGKHGIYELLISARDTQGSGTMESTAKAIITVLRVNRHRPEFVIPALSNATIEIPGDIVQPDYLLLTVKALDNDTDDSGRISYHLQLNNLNVQETAEFKIDEDTGELRARQQLNRKIRANYDIILVARDAGNPPFESLRLLTVSIVDANENRPEFPDAANPYKVSINENSGRDVKVGHIQASSRSKHNRDIFYYMLLGNEDGAFYVDKLTGDIYTNKSLDREQTDAYTLYILASIKSDLHISEEERASFSIKTLSRDNTVAKVAITVLDVNDNAPVFEKSMYYAGVNANAKMNAAITLVNATDADQGKNAKIEYMIVASNLYKFGASKSTGSIVPSPFAISQDGRITANTIMAEYNQDRFELEIVARELEQPQRSANTKVNIWVFDGTQLVRVILSRPPEEVYQEQEEIIAELRNATQHRIIVDEIRFHLDSIGRIRMDWCDLYFHAVDPQTHQIAPVDEILKDIDRNYDYLKDYYAGFAIENVVPAYIAIVQDEFDLAVAGLVALVIVLFVGVISFIVLCCCLKHWNLSVPVETRRKEALIKKQIIEDLNTTENPLWIEQKLKLYEEQELTMQVFSEPDHISNSDAPGHLDHRSSLEQVHHGQSVDNTYATIQPRNNQNRLTAGSGSNGGGGGGGSISMRSGGAGSAGGLGGAGLLLTRIDPHVNDFADYATLRNNRAPSMYEFTGSTFQAPIRDGDDAVAELI, via the exons ATGCTGCAGGCCACCGATGACAATGGGCGAGGTCAAACCTCTGTGGTCGCCCTACGAATCTCTGTGAGTGATGCAAATGATTCCCCTCCTGTGTGTGAGAGTCCTCTGTATCGGGCCAGCGTGGATGAGGGTGCCTTGGTGTTCGATTCTCCATTGGTGGTGAAGGCACGAGATGCGGATACAATGTCTACCATTAGCTATCGAATTTTAGGCTCACCACAGATCGAAAGTATCTTTGACATTGACAAGCAAAGCGGACAGATCAGTATAAGAGCCAATGCGAGCTTGGATGTGACCAATCTTAAGAGTGAGCAGCTAATATTTGTGGTGGAAGCCAACGATGGACTATTCACCGCCAATTGCGGTGTCAACATAACTGTACGGGATGTGAACAATCATGTGCCCAGTTTTCAGCAGGAGAACTACAATGCCGTGATCGAGGAGAACTCCGAGATTGGCACGAGTGTGGAAAAGTTGCAGGCTAGTGATCTGGATACAGGCAAGAATGCAGAGTTGAGATATCGCATACAGCAGGGAAGCTTTGATGACTTTGGCATCGATGAGAGAACTGGCGAAGTGTTTGTTTCTCGCAAACTCGACTATGACAGACGCAACACGTACCAGTTGCAGGTGCAAGCTGCGGATCTGGGCACGCCCAGCTTGACGGGCACGGCAACGTTGACCATCAATGTGCAGAACAGCAATGATAAGGATCCCTACTTTGTTCCGGCCACCCAGCATGCAGAGGTGCGAGCAGATGCACCTACTGGTCACCTGGTCTACACACTGATCGCCCTTGATCCCGATGTGGCGACACATAATGCATTGGAGTTTGCCGCCACGGATGACATCACGGCCATTGACAAGGAGGGCAAAGAATTGCCGCATAGCGAACAGTTCAAGGAATACTTTGCCATCACACGGAATGGCAAAGTTCTTGTCAATCGGCAGCTCGATCGCAATCTTTTTGCTGTGATGCGACTCAATGTGCTCGTCACGGACAGCACGGCACCCAATGTCCAGCAAGGACGTGGTCTGCTCATCATACAGATCATTGATGTGAATAAAATACCACCG AGATTTAATGCACCGTGGAGTCCAGAGCAGCCCGTGATTAAACTGCAAATGGTCGAGGAGCAGGCGGTGGGCACAGTGCTGACCACTTTGCAGGCCAGCGATGAGGACTCCAGCATTGACGAGTTTAACATAACGGCCAATGATTACTTTGCCATCAATCCTACAACGGGAGTCATCTATACCACAGCTCGACTGGACTACGAGGCTGTTAAGGAGGTCAAGTTCATGGTCACGGTCAGCGATACGGGTGTGCCAGCTCTTACGGCCACGGCGGATGTTGTTGTCGACATTATCAATCTGAATGACAATGAACCACACTTCACACAGTCGGAGTATTACTTCAATATCACGGAGAACTCGCCACGTGGCACGGTTGCTGGCAAAGTGGAGGCCCACGATGGCGATGTGGGCGCCTTTGGGGAGCTGACATACACGCTGATTGGGGAGAACAATAAATACTTTAGCATCGATGCCTACACGGGCAATGTGATGGTGGCCAATGCATCCATTTTAGATCGGGAGCAACTGAAGGAGCTTACACTTTCGGTTGTGGCACAGGATAAGGCACCTGCCACCGTTCAAAAGTCTGCCACGGCAACG ATCCACATTAACATTCTGGATGTAAATGACAATGCTCCAGTGTTCACACGCTCCACGTACAACTCGACGGTGTCGGAGAACGCGGCTTATCAGCCGCCGGCTGCACTGCTCCAGGTGCAGGCCATTGATTTGGATGAGGGTCTGTTCGGCGATGTGCGGTATATAATAATCGCTGGCAATGAGATGGCACTGTTCAAGCTGGACGCACAGTCGGGTATTATCTATCCGGCACAGAGTTTGGCTGGCAAGCATGGTATCTACGAGCTATTGATCTCGGCACGGGATACACAGGGATCGGGGACCATGGAGAGCACAGCCAAGGCAATTATCACAGTGTTGCGTGTGAATCGTCATCGTCCAGAGTTTGTGATTCCGGCTCTATCGAATGCAACCATTGAAATTCCCGGCGATATTGTGCAACCAGACTATTTGCTGCTCACGGTCAAGGCGTTGGACAATGATACCGATGACAGTGGCAGGATTAGCTATCATCTGCAGCTAAACAATCTGAATGTGCAGGAGACGGCCGAGTTCAAGATCGATGAGGACACCGGTGAATTGCGAGCTCGACAGCAGCTCAATCGCAAGATTCGTGCCAA CTATGATATAATTTTGGTGGCACGTGATGCGGGCAATCCGCCTTTTGAGTCACTGCGTCTGCTGACGGTGAGCATTGTCGATGCGAATGAGAATCGTCCCGAATTCCCAGATGCCGCCAATCCATACAAGGTGTCAATCAATGAGAACAGCGGACGGGATGTCAAAGTGGGACACATTCAGGCATCGTCACGCAGCAAACACAATCGGGACATTTTCTACTACATGCTGCTGGGTAACGAGGATGGCGCCTTCTATGTGGACAAGCTGACGGGTGACATCTACACCAACAAGAGTCTGGATCGGGAACAGACTGATGCTTATACGCTGTACATATTGGCCAGCATCAAGTCCGATTTGCACATCTCTGAAGAGGAGCGCGCGTCGTTCTCCATCAAGACGTTGAGTCGGGACAACACTGTCGCCAAGGTGGCCATCACAGTGCTGGATGTGAATGACAATGCGCCTGTGTTTGAGAAATCCATGTATTATGCCGGAGTAAATGCCAATGCCAAGATGAATGCGGCCATTACGCTGGTCAATGCCACGGATGCGGATCAGGGCAAGAATGCCAAGATTGAGTACATGATTGTTGCCTCGAATCTTTACAAGTTCGGTGCCAGCAAATCGACGGGTTCCATTGTGCCAAGTCCGTTTGCCATATCGCAGGATGGCCGCATTACGGCCAATACAATTATGGCCGAGTACAATCAGGATCGCTTCGAGCTGGAGATTGTTGCCCGCGAACTGGAGCAACCTCAACGCTCGGCCAACACCAAAGTGAAT ATATGGGTCTTTGATGGCACACAGCTGGTCAGAGTGATTCTGTCACGGCCACCGGAGGAAGTCTaccaggagcaggaggagatTATAGCCGAGTTGCGCAACGCAACACAGCATCGCATCATTGTGGACGAGATACGCTTTCATTTGGACTCAATTGGACGCATACGCATGGATTGGTGTGATTTATATTTCCATGCCGTCGATCCGCAGACTCATCAAATTGCGCCTGTCGATGAGATCCTCAAGGATATCGACCGAAACTATGATTATCTCAAG GATTACTATGCTGGCTTTGCCATTGAGAATGTTGTTCCTGCGTACATCGCCATTGTGCAGGATGAATTTGATCTGGCCGTTGCTGGTTTGGTTGCCCTGGTCATAGTGCTCTTTGTGGGCGTCATTAGCTTCATTGTGCTCTGCTGTTGCCTGAAGCATTGGAATCTCTCTGTGCCTGTCGAGACGCGTCGCAAGGAGGCGCTGATTAAGAAGCAAATCATTGAGGATTTGAATACAACCGAAAATCCTCTGTGGATAGAACA AAAACTGAAGTTATACGAAGAACAGGAGCTCACCATGCAGGTATTTTCGGAGCCCGATCACATATCGAACTCGGATGCGCCTGGACATTTGGATCATCGCAGCTCACTGGAGCAGGTGCATCATGGACAGTCGGTGGATAATACCTATGCCACCATACAGCCGCGCAACAATCAGAATCGCCTGACCGCTGGCTCTGGCAGCaatggaggtggaggtggtggTGGTTCCATCTCCATGCGCAGCGGTGGTGCGGGCAGCGCCGGTGGCCTAGGCGGTGCTGGGCTGCTCTTGACGCGCATCGATCCACATGTCAACGATTTCGCGGATTATGCAACGCTACGCAACAATCGAGCACCCTCT ATGTACGAGTTCACGGGATCCACATTTCAGGCACCGATACGAGATGGTGATGACGCCGTGGCCGAGCTTATTTAA